One Scylla paramamosain isolate STU-SP2022 chromosome 5, ASM3559412v1, whole genome shotgun sequence genomic region harbors:
- the LOC135100385 gene encoding ran-specific GTPase-activating protein-like, with amino-acid sequence MALEKTDLDDSVVSEEWESTSRVGEHDPYFEPVVTLLEVFVVSDDDQEEEMIRLSFEVRQYKLFLYHTSESPPQWKERGMEAINILRNKQKKAVEFVQRQN; translated from the exons ATGGCTCTTGAGAAG acagacctcgATGACAGCGTGGTGAGCGAGGAGTGGGAGTCAACCAGCAGAGTAGGGGAGCATGACCCCTACTTTGAACCAGTGGTGACCTTGCTGGAGGTCTTCGTGGTTAGTGAtgatgaccaggaggaggaaatgataagactGAGTttcgaggtcag GCAGTACAAGCTGTTTCTTTATCACACTTCTGAGTCGCCCCCACAGTGGAAGGAACGGGGCATGGAGGCCATTAACATTCTGAGGAACAAGCAGAAGAAGGCT gtGGAGTTTGTTCAGCGGCAGAATTAA